From the Juglans microcarpa x Juglans regia isolate MS1-56 chromosome 3D, Jm3101_v1.0, whole genome shotgun sequence genome, the window ttgttttttaaaattcatataagtgtgaatttggatctccaaggttcagatatatttattttaacctatattagactatttgttatgattatttttggctttcaatcattttttttattttataacttttttttttttcaaaaatctcttAGCATTTGCCGCGAATGCAACTCATGGCAAatacctttatttttttggttggaaGTGATTATTTCCCGTGATAAGATTTCTTCGTAAATAAGTATTTCCGACGAAATATTTTGCGAAACGTGTATATTTCTCAGGTaagtattttattgaaaataccaAAGTTAACTTTTTTCACGAAAATATGTCATGAGTAAACACTTTTTACCACAACCTCTTCTCACGAAAAATGATGTTATTGCCCACCATCATACCAGATGAAAGCTTACTTGCcacggaaaaataaaaaaaagtttcaatcaCCCCGGTTCAAGGGAAAAAGAAGGTTCTTCCATGAACTTAtttaatttggtggaaaaatactctttttttcaCCAATTATATCCCTcgtctttctttctctcatctttATCCCTATTCTCTGTATTCGTTCCCTAGCTAGTACCTCCTCTGTGTTATTATTAACCTTGCccttgtttatgttttttaggGCTAGATAGTCAGAGAGGAGGGCCTTCGACAGCactaatcatttttcaaatctttaataaaCAATACAACGATAAAGATAACCGTGTTACAAGCGATACATAGAACCTAATGAAGCATAATGACGTGCACATGCCACCAATTATCAAGACCCTTGGGCCCTTGGCAAAGTAAATCTACTCGTAGTCTTCGATTAGTGTCAACATCATTGCTTGGGAAATGTTCCATGAACGGTAGGCTTTTTCCGGATAATTATTGCCCAAAAAGTATTATGTTGCGGCCACCGCATACAACATCTTCTTAAGAGCTTGGACGTTCCGGCGATAAAAAATagttggaaataattattttgccaCTGATTTATGGCTTTTTCTTACAACTTAATGTTgcccaaaaaaatcatttttttcttttagtgaaCCCCAGAGGGATGAAGTGTTAGCCTTGTTTTCAGTAAAGATCAGGATGCTCTCTTGAATTCTCAACCATCTTTGGACAGCGTTCTCAACTAGACCTCAGATCTAGACTGTACTGTCAGATTCTTAAGAGCTTAGAGGCAAGTTTCATCTTTCTCTCCATCGAGTAAGAAGATATGAGCTCAATGGAGGCAGGAAGTAgatctataaattaattttaatatatggtccaaacaagtattttaaattttaaagatcaaaatctaaatatttgtCCTCAAATCCAAAACCCAAACGAATTATTAAAGTGTGTTTGAACTGAGTTTTTTCATCTAGAGAGTCACTTGAAGCTATTGTTTTGTATGCTCTCGGAGTCTCGAGCCCCCGCATATATTGTTTTGTATGCTCTCGGAGTCTCGAGCCCCCGCATACTTTTCCCATAACCAACCAACTTGCCCTGTGTGTACGAGATGAGAACTCATGATTTGATGATCTGCTTGCATCTTTAAGAGATGATAAATCAAGGGCAAAAAGAATATAAGCCATTACATAGTGCAGAATATAAGCTAGTACGTACGATATAATAAAGTGGAAGCCATTATTTAATCAACAAAATGGTCGAAAGCACAAGGAAGTTTCGTTTGTAGGCTTATTATAAGCATAAATTGAGAGAGATAGATCAGATACCATATGAGTACATATAATGGATCGATCCACCATGAAAGACACGAGGTACCTGCTCAAACTAAGAtgaccaaaaatgaaaaaaaccaaCAATACATGATGTAGGAAAGGGTACCTTTTTACGTActttatttttcagaaaataaaggtacttatttataatatatgctATATGCATGTGATGTTTTTGTTCCATCTACTCTTGGCTGATCTTCATAAGAGTATCATCTATCTCTCTGGTAATATCAGCTGCAAACTGAAGCAAATCTTTTGGATCTGGAATATCCGCGTTAAGTTTCTCATATTCATAAGTCCAACGGACCAAGCTTCCCTCTTTCTTTGGAAAGGCCTGAgaaatgaacttgaaacttttgAACGACTCTACGAATGTTCCTCCTATCACCTTGAATGTAACTGATAGTTTTTCGTCATCTATGCTCTCGTATATCTCCTTGGAAATTACAGTTTTCCCCCCTACGAAGCCAGACCAATAAAATAACATGTGACACGTGAGAGAGTTTGTATTAATACAATATCATGTGATCAATAACAAACTTTTGTTGCACTTACCGTATGCGAGATGCCAGTTCAGGACAGCACCCACTTCTTCCCATTTTCCTTCTACTAAATCAATCCTGGGTATACAGTTAGGGCAAAGTTTTGGTATCTCGTACAATCGTTTCGCGTTAGCCTCATAATAAGCACGAGCTGATGACTTGACCTCTATTTCAATACTTAACTTACCAGACAGAGAAGATgacatttttcctttcaattatAAGGAGTTTTCAGTATTCTAGTACGAGCAAGTCGAAGCAGTTAGTAGTTGCAATGAAAGACTGTGTCCAGGCCACTAATGTTCTTCGGCTTTTATTGGAAAAAATGGACTGGGTTTAGTGCGTACTGTACGTTAATAAAGTCACACTCGTGCCTTTGAAACAGCAAGCTAGCCGACGTCGATCTTTgagtattgttatttttataattaagctTGAATAATCTTCTGCTTAGTCTTTCCACTTTAATTCAGCTTCTATAAAAAGCACGAGCTGGTGACTTGACCTCTATTTCAATGCTTAGTCTCAATCACTCAGCCAATTTTGTAGGAGGATTAATCTAAATTAATCATTTGTCAAACTTTTTTAGATATGAAATCAGAGCAAAACcatataattaagatataaCAACATTAATCATAAGGGGACATTGGGAATGTTAGATGCAGGTTGGGAGGGATATCCCCCCCAAAGGCCAAGCTGACTCCACTCCTCAGGAGCCCATCTAATTTGTGAATGCGCCTATCTGTGTCAAGAGGAAGGAGTTCTAGACCCAGCCCGTGCGGCGTACGTCAGAGGGGAAGAGGCCATGAAATCACTGACACATCCTAGCCCACACGGGAGGCAGGGGATCACGCGCATATTAAATGAACAAAGACGGCAGCAAACAACAATCTCGATAAGAGACTCACCTTTTTCAGTGACGTAGGCAGTGGGCACACTTTCCCACTTGCCATAAGGAACAGGACACACAGAGAAGTGTACCGCATTTAATGCGGTGGCATGGCATCCAAAGCAATAGGTAGTCACCCTACAGTAGGCTTGGCACCCAATATGACTCCTGAACATCCCACTGACAAAGAGTGGGGTCCACCTCAATCGGGTATATACAAAGGCTCACCTCCAGGTTAGACCGAGGGATCTTGTTCTCTCTAGACTCTTGTATACAATATCATCTCATACTGACTTCGGCATCGGAGGTGTTACACACCACCCTAATCCCTCACCCTTGAGTGTGTTGCAGGAGCATTGGAGAAGGTGAGAAAAGTTGACTGGGAATGAAACATGTCGTTAACAGTGGAGCCATGTGTGGGATACCGTGGATGATGTCTCATTCGTATGCCGGCAACAAGACGATCCCAAACCACCCGTGGACAGGAAGAATCCTCGAGAAACATGGAAGCAAGGTTCACTGAAATGCAAAACGTTGTGAGGAAGTTGACAGTAGAAGTGGAAAGGTTTCGGCAGGAGAACGAGGCACTGAAGGAAGGTAGAAGCAAGTCATTGGAAGGCTAAGTTAGGACAAGCACACTAAATCACGAAGCACAATAGGAGTAGAAGCGgcagaggaagagagaaggcaGATGCACCATGAGTTGTGCGACCTTATGGATAAGTATGAAGAGATGGCCTAGAAGATGGGCGCATCATCCTCAATCGACAAACTACTCATTAGCACCAATTTACCATATAACGTTGAGGTAATGGCGGCACCACTTCCACCTAAATTCAAAATACCTCAAATGCAAATGTATGATTGGTCTAAGGACCCCCTCGAGCACTTGGAGACTTTTAAGGCTCACATGACCCTCCAAGAGTTCGAGGAGATAACTTGTTAGGCCTTTCCTTTAACACTACGAAGAGATGGCTCAAAATGCTACCCCGAAGGTTGATCGACGGCTTTGGAGAGCTAGCCTATATACTTTTAACGCAGTTTATGGGAAGTAGGAAGGGGAGGCGACCAGCGGCATATCTCTTGACTGTCAAACAAGGGGAAGATGACCAGAGGCGTATCTCTTGACTGTAGCACGATGTAATGCTTGGAGAGAACATATCGCGTGCAAACGCCATCCTCAATGTACAAAAGGAGAGTAAGTCGACCTCATGAGATACTGACTAACATGACCGAAAGAACCGCCACTTTTTCACGTACAAACGGTCAGACGATCACCGAACTGGATACTATTACATgctaaagaagaagatgaatgagTTGGAATGTTTGTTCGCCCAACACTCAACGAAGGCTAGTCTGACCAAGGAGGCAAGCGCATGAGATAACGTCAGATTGAAAGCTCCAATAGGCGGAGAATTGAACAATAGACACCTCGAAACTTCTCCAGCCATACTCCGGCATTCGATAACAATTTCTTGGGAGAGATACGCACCATAGCTAGTGGGTATGCCTAGGACAGCCCCACCTCAGTTGGAAGGAAGGCCAACGCCCGAAGGGCCTAATACTAAGAGGTATTCACATCGGAAAGGTCCCCATCTAAACATAGGAAGCGCTCCGAGACCACTGTCATCACATTCGGCAAAGAAGACAAATAGATGGGTGCTTCACCCCCATGATTACTCACTAGTAATGACCATGTTGGCCGCTAACTTTATAACTCGGAGAATTTTGATAGACAACGGCAACTCAGCCAACATCCAGTTTAGGATGCATTCACTAAAATGGGAATTGATCCTAGCCACCTACGCCTGACACCCATGCCACTGAAGGGGTTCACGAGTGATCTAGTCTGGCTAGTGGGAGCCATCAACTTGTCATTCCTGGCAGGAAAGGCCCCTGAACCATCGCAACAATGATTGAATTTCTGTTGGTAAAGGCTCCGTCTTCATATAATGCAATTCTAGGGTGTCCCACCCTAAACAATCTAAAGGCGATAACTTCAACCTTTTAGCTGAAGATGAAGTTTCCCACAGAAGCCTAAGTGTGCAAGGTCAGGGCTGAGCAAGTACTCCCTAAGAATGCTATGTACAAGAGTTGAAGGCTGGGGGCACACATGTCTGAGCACTCAAGAAGCTAATATAAATTAGGGGACCACCACCACCGCTAGACCTCTCTAATTGAGATGAGGAAATCTGGGACAAAAAAACGCTTTAACAGGCAGGGCAGAACAATCCCTTGGAGCTGGTCTCCATCGACCTGGGAAGACCTGAACAAATAGTGAGGCACAAAATGATAATGGAAGTCGAGATGAGGTGGTCCATGAAGAAACTTCTGACTGAGCATCGCAATGTGTTCGCATGGAATCACAATGAGATGTCTAGAATCGATAACACAATCATTGAACATCACCTTTGTTGAACCCTAAGgccaagaaagtaaaaaaaaaaaatgcaaaagtttCAGCATAGCGAAGTTTGCCACCATACCTGAGGAAGTTGACCTTCTCCTTACTGTGGGGTTCATCCAGGAAACGCATTAGCCCGAATGGCTATCCAATGTAGTGTTAGTAAAGAAGCCAAGTGGCAAATGGAGAACGTGTGTCGACTTTACTGACCTTAAAAAGGCATGCTTGAAGGATAGCTTCACGTTACCTCGCATAGACCTAATCGTGAACTCCATGCTGAGCTATTGCCTGCTGAGCTCCATGGACGCTTATTCAGAATACAACTAAATCTAGATGAATCTCAACGATAAGGACTCTATTGTTACCTAGCTATGCCTTTCAAACTGAAGAACAGAGAAGCAACATATCAACAATTGGTCAATTGGATGTTCAAAATTCAGATAAGTCGTAGCATGAAggtttatgtggatgacttGCAGGTCAAGAGTAACGAACCTGAACACCACTTGGATGACTTACGAGAAGCTTTTGCAGTCTTGCGCTAGTATAAGATGAAACTGAATTTGGCAAAGTGCACCTTTGTGGTGGAATCCGAAAAAATCCTTGGGCTTTATGGTCTCAGAGCGGGAGATCAAGGCCAATCCGGAGAAGATTGAGGCCATAATGAACATGCTGTCGCCATGAAGAATAAACATCATACATAAGTTGACAAGACGGGTGGCCACCCTCAATCAATTTTTCTCTTGGTCAACAAACAAGTGCTTACCATTCTTTAAAGTTTTGAGAAAGACGCTAACTTGGAATGACGAATGTAATCAGGCATTTGGCAAGCTGAAGGAGTACTTGGCTCACCCCCTGCTCCTTAGCCAGGTAGAGCCGGGGGAGGACCTAACCATATATCTATCGGTGTCCCCAAACACCATCTCGCCAATCTTGGTACGGGAGGCGGATGGATGTCAGAAACCGATGCACTACACCAGTCAAGCATTCCAGGGGAGTTGAGGAAGGTATCTGTGGATGGATATGATCGCCTCTGCACTAGTGATCGAGGCATGGCGATTGAGGTCGTATTTCCAAACCCTCCCAATGAAAGTGCTAACTGAAACAACCCTCAAGAAGATTTTGCAATGGCCGGACTCCTTAGGCCGCTTGATGAACTAGGTTATTGAACTTAACGAGTTCGACATAGAGTATCTTCCACGTACCGACTCAAAAGGACTAATATTGGCCTATTTTGTAGTTGAATTTACCGAATTCCCAGAAGAGATCCCCGTTGCACCCATAAGAAATCCCTGCAGGTCTTTGTAAATGGCTCGTCCTTCTGGGCTAGAGGGGGAGTAGGGGTGCACATCACCACAGACTTGGGAAAGGAGCACAACTATGCGATTAAACTTGCCTTCAAAACCACCAATAACGAAGCTGAGTATGAAGCACTACCGGCTGAACTGTTAGTAGCCGAGAAGTTGGGTGCAACAGAGATCGAGGTTAAGGTCGAGTCCTAGGTAATCGTTAAACAAGTGCTAGGAAGATTCGCCATGGAAGGTGAGAAGCTATAAAAGTATCTACAACTGGTGTGGGAGAAACGTGAATCTTTCCGTTACTTCCTCATCCAACAGATGTCGACGGAAGAAAACCAAAGCGCATATAAGTTAGCGTGAACTGCCTAAAGACGAGAAGACTCACCCTTGCCAG encodes:
- the LOC121255186 gene encoding MLP-like protein 43, which translates into the protein MSSSLSGKLSIEIEVKSSARAYYEANAKRLYEIPKLCPNCIPRIDLVEGKWEEVGAVLNWHLAYGGKTVISKEIYESIDDEKLSVTFKVIGGTFVESFKSFKFISQAFPKKEGSLVRWTYEYEKLNADIPDPKDLLQFAADITREIDDTLMKISQE